The sequence below is a genomic window from Salminus brasiliensis chromosome 6, fSalBra1.hap2, whole genome shotgun sequence.
ccagaaaaaaaataagccTGTACTGTTCCCCtgtaatgtgtgtttagctAAAGGTAGTCTAGTTTGATTTTGAGAGAGCAGATGCTGGAGAGAGgtgagttagcttttagcccagtGCAGATCCCCCTTTTCTGTGGatactggcacaggaaaagctgtggtcacaaggcctggttcacatAGCAACCTGTATTTTCATAATTCATAACTAGCAGAGTGTGAAGGTAATGTGCTGCGCTCTAGTATCAATAACACCAAATTCTCCTGAAGTCGCTGCTATGTTTTACAGTTAAGCCAGCTTTGGCTACaaagccttctggaggttttataattttggttatgctggaagTCCTTTTAAAGGAGAAAATCACGGTGTGTCATTTTCATGTACTGAACTGTCATTTTTTAGCTAAGCCAAGCTTGACCTTCTAGGACCCTTATAAGAATGAGTTCACATAGTTAACTATGAAACAAATTAAAGGTTTAAAAAGCATTAAGCCAGTACTGTCAAATCACCCGAACCCATTTTCAGTGGTCAGTGTAGGTCGTGCTGCTTCAAGAAATGCATTTAGGTTTATCCCGAAATGCTAAAAGGCCTTTGATCATCAGCGGTACACACCCCTTGCCTCGTTCTTTGGCTCAGATATGCACTCTGAGAGTTAGCATGTGTTTGAATATAGAAAAGAACATGACCTGCTCTGTGCTTGATGAGATGCTTGCTATGGTGACGAGGATATCAGAGCCCACGCAGCCACATGACACGTGCAAAACTACTGCATCTCCACTTCCGCAGCTCCATCTACAGTGtgtgcacacacccacacagctgCGGAGTTGGCAGACTTGAGTGAAGTTGAAAAGAGTCCTCCGAGGCCACTGCTGTTTGCAAAGTCTTCCAGAACATCCCTCTTCGTtgaatttgtatgtgtgtgtgtgggggggcggGGGTGAGGGCTGTGCAGGGTGTGATTTCGTCCTATTCAACAGACAGGAGAGCAAACGGTGAGTTTAACAGCTGcaggaaatgtaaaaaaaagtggtCCTGGTTTGAAAAGAGCACAAGTGGCTGGCAAAGAGGCCATGTTAAAATATTACAGACTTAAACACAGACCCTAAACAGCCAATGAACTGCTGGCAGGCCTAAAGTGTTATTATAAAGAGTAGCctcaccagtttgcacagaactCCCTgtggttactgagtaatacaccttagtgtgtaataagcctttcggTGTACAGTGGTCAAGCCTAAGTCTGGACTAAAAAAGCACTGCAATATAGTCCAGAACCACCCTGTTgtcattatgtgtgtgtgtttccctcACTGGTTTGTTTCCTCAGCACAGTCGGTTTCCCACCAAATTGGCTTGGTTTGAAAATGCTGTTGCAGGTGGAGAACATGAATTTAGTGCAGACCAGTGAAATTAGACGACGGACTGTCACTCGGTCCTCTGTGCATTCATGTCTTGCACCCAATGACTACAGGTTGACTGTGGACCCACTACGAATGAATGGACAGTGAAACCAGGCTACCTACCAAAGCTGACCATGATCTAATGTGTGCAATGTTCAATGGCCGCCACTTGCACTGCATTACATCTTTCCTTAGCAAATTCTGAATAGGTCTATGATTATCCACCAGTCAGACCAAATAGCaacacatttgtttatttaaaaattgcTCACAAAATTCTGACTACTggtttttaacagtaaaagttcTGATGGTTTGTAAACAtatctaaatattttaaaggaatTTTGTACTGTTTGTaacaaatgtaattaatttaaaGCAATTTAAACAATTCAGCAGTTGGGGGAGAGGTaggctaaaaaaataaaatatatataacatatatttgaaaaaaacatttaaattcaATGTTACAGTGTTAACTGGCCCGCTAACCTTTAGCTGTAGTCTCTACAGTGACTACATTCAGCTGTACAGTTTTCACTCAGACATTCTAACACTATAGCTGGCTTTATGTTGGTTTGGAGCTTATTTATGGTTTTAATACTATAAAGCAAATCCCAATAGGATCCTGGGGAATGGTTTGAAGGTTGTGGGAAAGTTACTTACCACGGAATGTCTTTCTCCAAGCAGCAGGGTGAGATTAGGTGGAGCTCTTACTCATTTTCCTCCTTGTAAACACTGGTAGAATGGTGTAATGTCTAGTTATAAATATAGCTTTGTCGTGTGGACTAGGCTTTGTACTTTTGCTTTTCCATTAATTTTGAATTGTTATTGGAAAAAAATCTTGCGTATACTTTATGCCATTCTGTCTATTTAGCCCAGTTTAGAGAGTTTTCGACAGGTGGGTGGAGAAAATAACCAAAATCCCTGCCAGTATTTTGATTCTGAAAACTGGGACTGTTTAATAGGCCTTTTCCTGTATAGGCTGGGAGAAAACATGAAATAGACCTTTCCCAAATATAGACGGTGGTCATAACTCTCCCAGAAAAGACATATAAATGGGATTACATCATTGATCAGAGCAGAGAATATATTATATGTAACCTTATTTGATTGTAAGTCAATCAGATCATCACATCAAttttccagaatctagtagaaggccttccctggacagtagagatagttactccaacaaaagccagatAAACTCTTTCTAATACCCTTGTTTTTGGAAGAAAccaataagcaggtgtcccaatacttttgtccatatagtgtattttaactGATTGATTTTGCTATTCGGTCAGCAAATGACCTCAGCTGCTTAGGTTTGGTTCAACATACATGGTCTTCAGATGAAGCACTGACACTGGACACTGATGGAGAGCCACTTGACACTGACAAAGCTTGAATACGGTTTCTTGTATTGATCACAGATATGCACCAAAAAACAGACACCTACCAGTGTGTATCAGTATTGTGTATATTCTCCTCTGGCCTTGATGACAGCCTCTCACTGCGTTTTCAGATATTCATAACACTTAACATTTGATCTACATCATTTTAAGCTTCTCACAGAATCTTCACTACTGTCCAGAGACCTGACCTCCAGTAGCAGATCTTCTCCACACATTTACCAACAGTCCCACAAGCTCTCAACATGTTTAAATCTGGTGATTGTGTTGTTCATGACGTCACCTAAACTTCCTCACTCCTCAGCCCACTCCATCACTTCATAGTGCTGCTGTACTTCACTAatgtgcagcacacacactctagaTGAATGGGTTCAGCCTGAACAAAGATTTAGTCATTTTGGGCCTTCAGCCAAATCTCCCACTCTCCCACTCAGCTCTCTATAAATGGCCAGGCAAAATGAAAACCACAAAGAGCAGATATAGTTAGAATTctcttgttttttattattaaataaataaataaagacatatttacataataaatattTGCCAATGTCTGAGGAATCACACCTTCCTTCACAACTGtccctcagacacacacacactcattcatatacacatacaaactCAAAATGCTCTCATCcaggcgtttttttttttttttttttgcttcatcGGCTCTCATTTACAATCTCCTTGGTCATATTTCTGCTTTCTGGTGGCTTTGGTTCCAGCCCAGTGTACTTCCTCGCCTCCTTTCTTAAACATAGTGCTACATCATGTCTCTTCATTTTGCTCTGCTCTGCTTTCACACCGtccaacttcacccacctctctctctctctctctcattctctctatttctttacCATCTCTACAAGTAGGTCCTTCAATTAACAGTCTGCTTCTGTGCGTTGGGGAATGTCCATTCCACAGGTTTTTGCATTGTCTGCatgctcgcacacacacacacacacacacacacacacacacacacacacacacacatagacagtaTGTGTCAGGACTCTCAGGACTCCCGGTTGcatctctgctggagcatgttGAGGGAATACTCCATACGGCTGCGCAGATCCGAGTTGCAGCCGGTGCTCAGGAGAGCGCTCAGTTTGAAGGTGGCTGACACCCGCTCCTCGTTGATGTACGTCAGCAGGTAGTCGTCCCGCTGAGTGCACAGGATGAGCTTGGTGTGGTCGTGGTAGAAGTTTACCtgttcacagagagagaaagagaaacggagagagaaaaaagtttATTTGTCAGGAAGTGAAACAGGATGCAGGATATTGTAACTCCAGGGCTGAGTCATCtatgccactgtgtgtgtgtaggctttATTCTCAAagctaaaataaacacactggaACTAGGGGTGTAAAAATGATCAATATTTTGAAGTATTGCAATATATCATGTTTTGAAATACTCGATTCTCAATCACAGTACTcaacttttttttactccagttttcctaaaatttgatTGAAAAGAATCCCAATACTCCATTGCTTACAGTATTACAATATATTGGATCAATATAATAAAGCCCTAACCAGAACCACTACTCAAGGCCCTACAGGACAAATACACTAGTTTAACagttactaattactaataaatacatttactaGTTAATGTCCCAGTCATGACTTACAGTATCAATACTGACTAAAGCCAAGCCAAATAGGTTGTGAATGGCTATAAATTTACCAGCATGACCCTGATAGAGTAGGATGAAGAAAGGCTTGTGGAAGGctgtttatttacctggaaaGTGCCGTCACTGAAGAGCATCATGAGCGCCCGGTCTGACTTCAGCCACTGTAGCAGATAGATACTGGGTTTTTCAGCATCTATGTCAATTGCCATATCACCTCCCTGGACAAGTGAAGAAAAGTATCATTAGCACATTAATATTAGTGCATgaacagtaaacacacagcGGTATGTTAGCGCGGTTTAACCCAAAACTTCACAGAATATGCAGTATTTCTCaactggagttcagtgaaagtCTTCCAAGCTGGCGCACAACTAAAGTGTGACTGTGCTGTATGTAGTAATTCAATTCATGAAATACATAAACGTCACTGTGCACTGTTGGATGCTATGCATACTGTAAAGCTCTGGGCTGAACCACGTTTACAGTTCAGTTCCAAACACTGCAGGTGTAGGTGGGATTCACTCACATCCATCAGGTTTTCCTCCATATAGTGAGCGAAGTACTTGAGTATAGTGACCTGGCCCACGCAGTTCTCAGGCACATCCGTTGTGTACATTACAGCACACTGACCCATCTCAGCATGCTGCAATACAGTCctaagagaaatagagagagaagagaagaaggggGGTTATTTATCAATACCAAACCTGTACAAATACCTGTTCTCTTTTATAGAGTACTGGGTTATtaatcacaaggttgtgggccCAATACCCTGGGCCCTTGAGCACAGTAGCAGGGCTGACCCCAGGTTTCTAAGCTGATATATGCTAAAGGTTAGAGACtggaaggttgctggtttgatcccctggactggcaggaagtGGGGTTGGGGAAGTGAAGGAGGTGATAGTGATGTGCCCTTGAACAAAGCACCTAACATCTGCCCACTGCTACAGGTGTGTGCTCAGTTCCTCTAGTCACTAGTAttagtgtgaatgtgtgtgtttactgccacTGCCATGCTGTTCAGTGTGTTTCTAATTCTAAGCTTAACACAGATATATGTACATGACATATGTGGTATATTTAGGCTTTCTAGCAATTTATTTGAAATTTTTGCACTTGCATACCTAAAGTAGAAAAACAGAGCAATTTTGAAtgtggaaataaatgtaataaaatacatttaaaaagccAAAATGTGTATTTCCAGAGGAAGAAATCCAATTAAGACATTCATGTGAATGCCATTCATTACTACAGCATTTTTCACCAACAGGAACTGACAAGTGTGGGCCACAAAAATGTGACACGTGTTGTGTAATCATCCTATGCAGTAATCACAGACAAGAGTGAGCACTTGACAACAGCGCTCATTACATGAATTGATTTGGACTGGCGACTGAACAAGTCCTAGCACCTACGTCTTATCAGCGAGGAGACTCATGTGTGTTCCGCTGTTGAAGAGGACGCCCACGGTGTTGTCAGACAGTTGATAGCCAAAGCCATATTTGTTGGAGTAGTCCACCCACTTAGTCACCCACTGAAGGCTGCTGCATCCGCTAGCCTTGGGTAGTTTGTCAGCTGGAGGAACACAGTAGGTCATTGGGTTTAATTACATAGAGATTAAAACAATCCATTCTGAATGAAATGTACTAGTGTGTTCTAGTGCAGCACTCTAGTAAGGTTACCTATGGGCATGTGTTCCAGGCAGCCTCGCAGAACACTAGCAACAGCTTCTGCCACAGAGCCTGTCGTGCTGTCCTCCAGACCTACAAAGCACACAAAAGCAACACACTAAGAACACACTCCGTGCTGCTAATGAACTGTTAGGTGACAAGAAAATTACGTCGTTCCACTGATGGCAAGACACATGCGTACACGCACGCACTTAcattcactgctgctgctgcagcttccCAGGCTGCCTCTGACGATCATGCGGATGGTGTCTCGTGCCTGAGGCCGCCCGTCGGTTGCCTGGGAAACGGGCTTTCCAACCGGCTGTGACGGAGTCTCTCGCTCCTAAAAAGGCAAAGGAAGAAGAGAGCGGGCGTTGTGAGGCCTGCACGTCATTCTCAGAcacattttctcttttctcatcGACAATCTATTTCAGCCGGCCAATGAGAGACTTCCGCTCACCTCCTGTGACGGTGTGATGGGCTGCTGGTTAATTGATGTCATTTTCAGCTCGTGGCGAAGTTTGTAGATGTCATCTTCTTCTTTTGCTATTTTATCTaacagagaaaacacaaaagACTGTCTCAATTCCCTCAAGAGCAAGAGATCCTCTGTGGGTCCACAGTTCAGATTctcatatcatcactgtcacgcaaaaacctttaTCTccgaaatggcaactttacaggagcaggCAATACAATTcttaaccttcaatggaagtcgatgtaaaaaggttttattaagtTATTTAGGAACATTTCTAattgtccattcatcataacatCAAACACTGAGTAAAAGTGCaattgccagattcaaattatggcaaaaatatagaaaaatagcaaaaatggagaagcttttgtgtgacagtgatgatataatAATTTCATGATAATATTAATTTAagcatacatttaaataaactttAGCTTGTTAATTTTAGCTTTTGCTTGCTAATAATGCATTGTAATAATGCTTTTTATTACAATAATCAGAGAACTGACCAGGGAACTGAAGGGACTTACTGATATTCTCGTAGTACTTGGCTTTGTCTCTTTTCCCACCAAAGAGGGCAGCTGCGGCCTTCCGGAAGAAGCTCTTGGCAGGGCTGGAGATGTGGAAGTCAGGAGCAGAGAGACAGCAACTGGCAGGGAGAGTCTCTGGCATGAAACCCTATGGGAGAGAAGTCACACGCTCATGTGATGGTGGTTAACCCCTCAGCTACAGGACAGATACTGAAAATGTGATGCCATTCATTTCTTTGAGCTTATCTCCATTTCTAACATTTGTCACTTTGAGACACAGTTGTCTTTATATAGTGTCAAAATGTAATGATGAATGGCCCAACAAAAATGACTTCTAAAATCTTTTAACATTGACGTCCACTGGCATTTTATACGCAGCACGATCAACTGACCTGTGTAAGAAATTCGTGTCGTATGACTTCGTCCAGTCGTGGGCGGTCCGTGGGGTTGCGGGAGAGCATGCTGGCAATCAGCTGCCTGGCGGAGAGTGATATTGTGGAAGGTAAAGAGTAGCGAGCCTCTCTGATACAGCGATATGTCTCCCTTAGATTAGTGGTCTCAAAAGGAGGTTTGCCCAGGAGCATTGTGTACCTGCATGAAAGAGGTAAAGTGGACAGATGTGAGGTAAACAACCTGATAGCCAATCACGCCTGCCATAGAAACTTCTTCAGGAAGCTTGAACTACACAGGACTATCAAGACTCAAACACATTTTCCTTCTACATATGTTACTGCAGCTTGAGAGATTAGCTAGCACTAGTAACCTAGCATCCTCGGGAGCATTCCTGTACTGACAAAAAGTGCCCTGTTAAAATACAGTGAATATCTGCAGGTCAGTACTAGACTTTACAGCTTTACAGGCTGACAAGTAAACAATGTTTGCATGGTGAACTGCTCTCGGGTAGTAAAGAAGGAGCTCTGTGTGGACTTACATGACACAGCCCAAGGCCCAGATGTCTGACTCCCAGCCATGGCCCTGTTTATTGAGCACCTCTGGGGAAAGGTAATTAGGTGTCCCGCAGATCGTCTTGCGCCTGTTGCTGACTGGCTCCAGTTTGGCCGCCAGCCCGAAATCCCCAACCTTCAGCTCCATTGAGTCGCTGACAAATAGGTTCCCTAAAGAGTGAACAATAAAAGAACACGGACCATTGACTTCATTATGGCCTCTAAGGAACTTCACGTGCTGTAACAGAGGTGTACAATAATATCGGAATCATATCAGTATTGTCAGATCATTGCTTAAATAATGATGATAAGACTAGATTAGACTGATATTTCAAACTGATATTATATTAGACTGGATTTattgaacttcagagaaacagcaTGTTTAGGTGGCACTGGGCTGCTGTGctaaaaaaaaccttgtatctccattttatgttgtttttgtttttactttttgacataattttcCTGTTAATGAACCATTTTGGAAATAAAAGGCTTTTATATGTCAGTGAACATGTTCTATTCCTCAGTAATGTTAATCCAACTAAATACAGTTTCTATATTTTATAACATAGTAGAAAACACATTGTCTATGTTTATGTAATAGTAACAGTATTGGTAgatgaataaatacatgaaaCATATCGGACATCGGCATCAGCCCACAATttccatatcagtgcatccccAAACCACTCAAAACGTGACTGGCTCAGAGGTTGTGCTACATACCCAGTTTAAGATCTCGATGCAGGATCTCTTGATCATGGAGGTATTTGAGAGCGGACACTGTCTGCTTGAGGTAATACCTCACCTCGGGCTCCGTCAGCACTTTACGTGCCTTCAGTATGTGGGCCAGAGACTGAACAAAGAGAGCATTAACAGAAAGATGCATTAGTCCAACACTGTTGACACTCCCtcagtaaccccccccccactacATTTCATTTTATCTTCTAATTAAAGACCAATTTGCACTGCTTTTCCCCCCACAAGAGAATCCACCAATTCTCTGTAGGACCAGAGACAGAGAATGAAATCTTAAGACCAGACACTGAAGGCTATGACTCACTCTTCGGCTGCAGTACTCCAGGAGGATGTAAATGTTGTCTTTGTCCTCAAAATGGTGGTAGAAATGGACAACGTGCTTGTGGCTCAAGCTTCTGTGCAGCTCGATCTCGCGGTTGATCTGTAAGAACAGCATGGTGTGTAAAGTTAGGTCAGGGGAAAGCCAGTGGGGATTAATGGAGAGAGTGTTGCTTGCTTAGCCAGTCTCTCACCTTCTCGCGCTGATGAGGTTTGGCCACGCGTGTGTGAGGGATTATTTTGGCAGCATAAACTTTCCCCGCAGACAAGTCAGTCAGCTCGTAGCACTTGGCAAAGCCTCCCTGCGGCAGAGAATAAGCACTAGGATTAGCACTAGGGCTGAACATTGACATGgcacaaacaagcacacacatactcacatatACTACTGATACTACACATTTCTTTAACCCTTTCATGTCCAACCACTAAATATAAGCAAGTCCAGAGCAAAATGCCATAGAGTTTGTCCAGTTCTGACTAGCTTTTGTGCAAAGCTTGGATAAAGTCGAGGTTGCATGTTACCAAATGACTCATTTCTAAAtgataaatgaagtgaaattgTTTAGCCAtagattttctttcattttaggCTCAGGCAAGCTCAGAAAACAGGTCGAGCACCCAAGGACATTCTTTCCTAACTGACTGAGAGAAACTACTGCACACAGCCATTGCTAAAGTAATCCTGTTGTGGCACATTAATAATCTGCTGTAGAAGAGAGATTGTCCTGCCATATCAACCTTCTAACACACTCAATGTCCAAATACAGGTGTGCTGCTGACCCCCACAGTACACTGTAGATGCATCCGCGTGTATTGGAGTTCCAATTGTGTGCCTCAGCTGTTTTAAtgccagaaaataaaaataaaataagtacagatttgattttttttttttcctacaaaGTTACCAATTCAGAGATATAGGTTTTTTGGATAGTGTTGATATGCATTACCTCAGGGGAAAGACAAATAGAATATAGAAAatcaaaaaataaaactttttaagCCTAAAAAAAGTCATCAAAGTCACCACTTTACCCTGAAATGTACAGAGCAGTACTTTTCTTTCTGATAGACTGATAGATTGCTAAACTGCTAAACCGCAGCAGCTGAAGTTGCTTTCTTAACTATCTGCAGTCTTTGGACTCTCAGAGTTGATGCTGTATCACTTCCTCTCGTGCACTCGTCCCAAGCACATATTCATCACCAATTAACACTGTCATACATCAATCAACTGAATCAGCTCGCGAGCAAAGCAGAACCCCCACAAtaacacaaacaacaaaacttaaGAACCGAATCCACTCCGAATCCACTGATCCACACAAATCCGCACCTTGCCCAGGACCTTCCCGCGGCAGTAGCACTTTCCCGTTGCCGGGTCTGTGATGATTCTGGACGGCTCGGTTCGGTTGGGGCTCGGCTCCTCTTTCTTGCGCCGCTGCTCGCCCGCTCGGCTTTGCTCGCTCGAGCCGTCGTTGCTGGTCGCCGGCTGGCGCGAGACGCTCCTCGTCGTTTCCATGGCAGCTCGTTCAGTAAGTGTGCTTGTGTGTCTCGCGAGCGCAGCTCTTGGGCGCTCGCTGCTGTGCCTCGCGACTTTATACAGAgcgcgcgtgcgtgtgtgcgcgcCTCGAGGCGACGTCACGACGAGGGGAAGACCGCACACGCTGTGCTTTCAGGCACGGAGCGCGAGCGAACACGACCGAGAGCGCGCTTCAGCACGACGGGCGTTGTTGTGCAAACGCTCCGCTGCTGCATTTAGCATTTCTCACGTCTTGAGGGTCAAAACAGAAGCCTGGGGGACCAAACAAGGCAAAACAGGACCTAGACTGTAAGCTAGGAGGCAAAGGAAACTGAATAGCCTGTTTTAACTTGATCATTTTATAGATAATATAGTAAAAGCTGCAGCCACTTCTGTCTCATTTGAGAAAACAATATGTAGGCAAAAGCGATTTATCTGTGTAATAAGCCTCAATTTGTGAAAAAATGAACCCCATAAACATTACAGGCTGTTTCCCCCGTGACAACATTTGTCcttattaacatatttaaacagctGGACATTTGCTCTTCTTTCAACAGTTGAACAGTATTCAGATATGGatttaatataactaaacaattGCAAAAATGCAATTAAAAGAAATGCAATTTTATTGTGAGGAAAAAGTAAGAACATTTATCACTAATTAAAAcatctaaaattagaatcaggtgctgcacatcagctgcagattttGAAGGAGACTTATTCTCTTATTCAAACCTCAGACG
It includes:
- the plk2b gene encoding serine/threonine-protein kinase PLK2b, coding for METTRSVSRQPATSNDGSSEQSRAGEQRRKKEEPSPNRTEPSRIITDPATGKCYCRGKVLGKGGFAKCYELTDLSAGKVYAAKIIPHTRVAKPHQREKINREIELHRSLSHKHVVHFYHHFEDKDNIYILLEYCSRRSLAHILKARKVLTEPEVRYYLKQTVSALKYLHDQEILHRDLKLGNLFVSDSMELKVGDFGLAAKLEPVSNRRKTICGTPNYLSPEVLNKQGHGWESDIWALGCVMYTMLLGKPPFETTNLRETYRCIREARYSLPSTISLSARQLIASMLSRNPTDRPRLDEVIRHEFLTQGFMPETLPASCCLSAPDFHISSPAKSFFRKAAAALFGGKRDKAKYYENINKIAKEEDDIYKLRHELKMTSINQQPITPSQEERETPSQPVGKPVSQATDGRPQARDTIRMIVRGSLGSCSSSSECLEDSTTGSVAEAVASVLRGCLEHMPIADKLPKASGCSSLQWVTKWVDYSNKYGFGYQLSDNTVGVLFNSGTHMSLLADKTTVLQHAEMGQCAVMYTTDVPENCVGQVTILKYFAHYMEENLMDGGDMAIDIDAEKPSIYLLQWLKSDRALMMLFSDGTFQVNFYHDHTKLILCTQRDDYLLTYINEERVSATFKLSALLSTGCNSDLRSRMEYSLNMLQQRCNRES